Genomic window (Deltaproteobacteria bacterium):
TTACATTTGAAAGTCTTATCAGTGTAAATACTTTCCACGTAAACCCTAAACTTGAATTATTTGCCCATCCTGATAAGGGAGTGGGAATTTTCAATGCCTATAATTTTGATTTTCCTCTAAATAGGTTTTTTTCTTTAACCTGGATTAATGAAGGCGAGTATCAGGAAAAAAATCATGTTTTAGGAGTGAGTCATGGTTTATCACTGGGACAACATCTGAATTCCAAAAAAAGCATATCCTATAATATTTTTTGTGATTATAATAACAGGCCTGATTATCACCTTCTTGGCTACAATTTATCCGTTTCGTGGAGTGAGATCATTTATCGTAAGATTCTTGATTACCGTGTGACCCCTTATTTAGAATTTATTGGTGAAAAAGGTTTCGTGGGTGTGCCAGGACTAAATATTAATTTTTATCTTACATTTTAAATTCAGAGTTTAAAATCCAATTCTTTATAATGTCTAAATCGGTATTGGATAAACTTGTGCCTGATGTATTATCAGACTTTAGAGGCATCGTTTTTCTTGCAGAAGAATTACTATCTGACGTGCCTGATAAACGGTACCAGAGCATAGAAACAGAAAGGCTCATCAATAGAGGATCAACAAAACTAAAAGATAAGAATGTTCTCGTTATCTCTTATTCTGAGTTTCTTGATCGAATTGAGACACTATTGACTTAACAGTTCTTTGTGTCAAAAAGAGAATTTGAAACATATGTTATCAATTTATTCAATGTTTAAAATCAACTCACTTAAATTGATCACGATGAAGCTGAATAGGTTTTGATTTTGCACCTTCTATTTATCAGGGGGCTCTAATGAAATTTACGAGCAGATTGTTGTTAAGTTTTTTGTCAGTATTAATTATTGTTTCATTTCAAAACTGCGGCCAGTCAGGAAATATCAGCATGCAGAGCCAATCTGGGGTGGCCAAAATGGATGCCAATAATACCGACCAACCTAATTTACCCAGTCCTGTTAGTAGTTCTGATCCAGCATTAGAAGATCCGATAACTATAGTTGATCCAGATAGAATTGTCGGAGTTCCTCCAACGCCGCCACCTACGGCCGCTCCAACGCAGCCTACAGCATCGCCAACGATGCCACCTCCGCCAGTTGCATCGGTAATCCCTCCTTCCGCTCCGCCGCCCTCTACAGTGAACGCTCCACCGACGATGGTGCCACCGACTGCCGGGTCACCAACTGCCGGGTCACCAACTGCCGGGTCACCAACAGTCTCTCATGGAGCCATAAAGGATGATGATGATAAAGACGACTCTATAGATGTTGCCAAAGAGTATCTTGATTATGACATTGATGAAGATAATGGAAGCATTAAATCTGGATATAAAATATCCTGTGCAGGGTTAAATAGACTGATGATGTTAACTAGCGGGTTTGTGAAAAAAACTGATGCTACTTCTGTAAATAACACGGTGGGGAACTTAAAAATTTCGGCTCAAGATGATGTGAGTATAAACAATCATCACGGTTTGCTTTTTCTTTTCAACATTAAAAATATTTTCAGACTCAATAATATCAAAGCACTGTTTTTGCTTGCAGAGGCAGATAACATTGGTCTTGTGAATAATGTCAGGTCGCTCTCTATAATGAGAGCCGATGTTGTTTCATCAATTCACAGTTTTAGAGGCTTGTTGTGTTTGGACTCCCCAAGCATCGAAGAGATTTCAAACTATCGTGGCATTCTAGAAATTTCTGGAAATGTGAAAAGAATATCCAATTTCAGAGGTACCTTGAAAGTGAAAGGCCAAATTGATCATCTTGAAAACTTCAGAGGTACTTTAAAAGTCGATGGCGATATTTTGTCACAAAACAACGTGAAGATCCTCATGAAATAGTTTCGTGTGGCAGTCGTGAAATGCTAATAATCAGGTTATAAAAAGTCTGCCAAGATTTCTTCAAATTGGGTTTTTGAGGGTTTAAGTTGAGATTCATTTAACTCAAAGAGACCTTCAGAAACCAGGTTTAGCTCTTCATTAAGGCTTGGCGACGATTCGTTAATATAAAATAATCCTGTTAAAATCTGACCGGCATTGGCGCTCTCTTGGAGCAGCTTAAGCGCGTTTATTTTATCACTCACAGAATGTTCATTGGCTCCTAATTTTTTTAAAATCAACTCGCTCCCATCAGGCATTTGAACCCTTTGCGTGGATCCCTCACGGTAATCTACTTTGATTTCCTCCATGGGCTGTACCAGTCCCAACTCTTGCAGACTGACATCGTGTTCACGAACGTAGGTATAACTTTTTGTAGAACCATCATGGTTATTAAAAGTGATACAGGGTGAAATCACATCGATAAGAGCTGTACCTCGGTGTTTTTGAGCAGCTTGAAGCAAGGGAACTAATTGTTTGGCATCACCAGAAAAAGATCTCGCCACAAAGGTGCATCCCAAAGTGAGTGCCAAGGAGCAAATATCAATGGTGTCAAATGGATTGTAGGCACCACTTTTTTGTTTAGCACCCTTATCTGCGGTAGCACTAAATTGCCCTTTAGTTAATCCATATACGCCATTGTTAGCAACGATATAACACATTTGTACATTTCTTCGTATTAAATGAGTAAAGCCACCCACTCCAATACTAGCGGTATCACCGTCACCACTCATTCCA
Coding sequences:
- a CDS encoding 2-oxoacid:ferredoxin oxidoreductase subunit beta; protein product: MTVTPKTPPANAPVTAPANKNKVNLEKKDYSGSASTLCTGCGHDSITAHIITATYQNGIHPYQIAKMSGIGCSSKTPAYFMSKSFGFNSMHGRMAPVTTGAKVVNGSLHMIGMSGDGDTASIGVGGFTHLIRRNVQMCYIVANNGVYGLTKGQFSATADKGAKQKSGAYNPFDTIDICSLALTLGCTFVARSFSGDAKQLVPLLQAAQKHRGTALIDVISPCITFNNHDGSTKSYTYVREHDVSLQELGLVQPMEEIKVDYREGSTQRVQMPDGSELILKKLGANEHSVSDKINALKLLQESANAGQILTGLFYINESSPSLNEELNLVSEGLFELNESQLKPSKTQFEEILADFL